Proteins from a genomic interval of Haemophilus parainfluenzae T3T1:
- the hybE gene encoding hydrogenase-2 assembly chaperone, translating to MYRHEKTPKNSTALLTSVTGFEENPTEIFLAEMQNIVPEMQDLPFYHKGVECFCPKFVLFEDQWIGTVLTPWMMSVVILPGPQQQWEPRELGDKLTVQLPYKALTFTVSSLENVPQYLSCSLHSPLDPNLTNEQAVQLTQDCLRMVLSIPTAPPTFNSDRRNLFKAMIK from the coding sequence ATGTATCGACACGAAAAAACACCTAAAAACTCTACCGCACTTTTAACCTCTGTTACTGGCTTTGAAGAAAACCCAACGGAGATTTTCCTTGCCGAAATGCAAAACATTGTACCTGAAATGCAAGATCTCCCTTTTTATCACAAAGGCGTCGAGTGTTTCTGCCCTAAATTTGTTTTATTCGAAGACCAATGGATTGGCACAGTATTAACGCCATGGATGATGAGTGTGGTGATTCTACCTGGCCCTCAACAACAATGGGAACCACGTGAATTAGGTGATAAACTCACTGTGCAACTACCTTACAAAGCACTCACTTTCACCGTTAGTAGTCTTGAAAATGTACCGCAATATTTAAGTTGCTCCTTACATTCACCACTCGACCCAAATCTGACTAACGAGCAAGCAGTTCAACTCACACAAGATTGTTTGCGTATGGTTTTATCCATCCCAACCGCACCGCCGACATTTAATTCTGATCGCCGTAATCTATTTAAGGCCATGATCAAATAA